The proteins below are encoded in one region of Candidatus Dadabacteria bacterium:
- a CDS encoding metal-binding protein, with protein MKYRKNKIKTEHSIIKGLRRFLEDNISDLDHVTGIIPGEIKVGRATGENLAVNYKYSTRSGAKLIARSGTSVQEVFVITKDPEELKALIERLGK; from the coding sequence ATGAAATACAGAAAAAACAAGATAAAAACCGAACATTCGATAATAAAGGGACTAAGGCGTTTTCTCGAGGACAACATCTCGGATCTTGACCACGTAACGGGAATTATTCCCGGGGAGATAAAGGTCGGTCGCGCCACCGGGGAGAATCTGGCGGTGAACTACAAGTACAGCACCCGAAGCGGGGCCAAGCTCATAGCGAGAAGCGGCACTTCGGTGCAGGAAGTATTTGTCATCACGAAAGACCCCGAGGAACTAAAAGCGCTTATAGAACGTCTAGGCAAATGA
- a CDS encoding RNA degradosome polyphosphate kinase — protein MTDITSKRGSVGSSKKYLNRELSWLDFNLRVLETAANDKVPLLERVRFLSISASNLDEFYMVRVAGLAGQVMEGVADRSKDGLTPSQQLEAIREKVRFLLDSQYECEKELFSLCKKAGIKIVTPEKLDRSGAKWLSEWFSKQLFPVLTPLAIDPAHPFPFIQSESLVCAVQLGRAEDGKRMKGLILLPSQVERFIRVPGGKKTQFVPIEKVIEHNMKSLFPGFEVEDNGIFQVTRDSLLEIDEDAEDLVETFETALKQQRRGGSVIRVDVNADMPDAIADFIMDKLEVRDAHFFRIKGMLGLESVKQIILDERSDLLYKRMSIRYPERVREFGGDVIAAIRQKDFVVHHPYESFDVVVEFLKQAAADPAVVAIKQTLYRTSEDSPIVKRLIEAAEAGKSVTAMVELKARFDEEANIRWAHDLEDAGVQVVFGFIDLKTHAKVSLVVRREGSDIRTYTHYGTGNYHPVNAKIYTDLSYFTADEALGRDAAKLFNYMTGYATPKKMEKIFFSPVTMRPKVLELIRDEIDHAKAGRPAVIWAKMNSLVDSKIIDALYAASRAGVRIELFVRGICCLRPGVPGLSENIRVKSIVGRFLEHSRVICFGAGEGLPSNACKVFISSADWMPRNLDRRVESLIPIENATVKKQLVEQVMVANLNDVANSWEMGPDGSFRKLKSDWDSFSAHKYFMTNPSLSGRGKALAESRPLMPSEFVQE, from the coding sequence ATAACGGACATCACGAGCAAGAGAGGCTCTGTCGGTTCTTCCAAGAAGTATCTTAACAGGGAGCTTTCCTGGCTTGATTTTAACCTACGGGTTCTTGAGACGGCGGCAAACGATAAGGTTCCGCTTCTTGAGAGGGTGCGCTTTCTCTCCATCTCCGCGAGCAACCTAGATGAGTTCTACATGGTAAGGGTGGCGGGTCTCGCGGGACAGGTTATGGAGGGAGTTGCCGACCGCAGCAAAGACGGTCTTACGCCATCCCAGCAACTGGAAGCCATAAGGGAGAAGGTCCGTTTCCTGCTTGACAGCCAGTACGAGTGCGAAAAGGAGCTGTTTTCCCTCTGCAAGAAGGCCGGGATCAAGATCGTAACTCCCGAGAAACTCGACCGCTCGGGCGCCAAATGGCTTTCCGAGTGGTTCTCAAAACAGCTTTTCCCGGTGCTTACCCCGCTTGCCATAGACCCGGCGCATCCGTTCCCCTTCATACAGAGTGAGAGCCTTGTGTGCGCCGTGCAGCTAGGCCGCGCCGAGGACGGAAAGCGCATGAAGGGTCTCATACTGCTGCCTTCTCAGGTTGAGCGTTTCATAAGGGTTCCGGGAGGGAAAAAAACCCAGTTTGTCCCTATCGAGAAGGTCATCGAGCACAACATGAAATCCCTCTTCCCGGGTTTTGAAGTGGAGGACAACGGAATCTTCCAGGTCACCCGAGACAGCCTTCTTGAGATAGACGAGGACGCGGAAGATCTGGTCGAGACGTTTGAAACGGCGCTTAAGCAACAGCGCAGGGGGGGGTCGGTGATCAGGGTTGACGTCAACGCGGACATGCCGGATGCGATTGCCGACTTCATAATGGACAAGCTTGAGGTCCGTGACGCACATTTCTTCAGGATCAAGGGGATGCTCGGGCTTGAGAGCGTGAAGCAGATAATACTAGATGAGCGAAGCGACCTTCTTTACAAGCGGATGAGTATCCGCTACCCCGAGCGGGTCAGGGAATTCGGAGGCGACGTGATAGCCGCCATACGGCAGAAAGATTTCGTCGTTCACCACCCCTACGAGAGTTTCGACGTCGTGGTCGAGTTCCTGAAGCAGGCTGCGGCGGATCCGGCTGTCGTCGCGATCAAGCAGACGCTTTACCGCACCTCGGAAGACTCCCCGATAGTGAAAAGGCTCATAGAGGCCGCCGAGGCCGGAAAATCCGTAACCGCCATGGTGGAACTCAAGGCCCGTTTCGACGAGGAGGCCAACATCCGCTGGGCTCATGACCTCGAGGACGCGGGGGTTCAGGTAGTGTTCGGGTTCATCGATCTTAAAACCCACGCCAAGGTATCGCTGGTGGTGAGAAGAGAGGGTTCAGACATCCGCACCTACACCCACTATGGCACCGGCAACTATCATCCCGTAAACGCCAAGATATACACGGATCTCAGCTACTTCACGGCCGACGAGGCGCTCGGCCGCGACGCCGCCAAGCTTTTTAACTATATGACTGGCTACGCCACTCCGAAGAAGATGGAGAAGATATTTTTCTCTCCCGTCACGATGCGCCCGAAGGTGCTTGAGCTGATAAGGGACGAGATAGACCACGCGAAGGCCGGTCGCCCCGCGGTGATATGGGCCAAGATGAATTCCCTTGTGGACAGCAAGATCATAGACGCGCTTTACGCGGCGAGCCGCGCAGGGGTGAGAATCGAACTTTTCGTTCGGGGAATATGCTGCCTGCGGCCCGGGGTGCCGGGGCTTTCTGAGAACATCAGGGTAAAAAGCATCGTGGGACGTTTCCTCGAGCACAGCAGGGTTATCTGCTTTGGCGCCGGGGAGGGGCTTCCCTCTAATGCCTGCAAGGTCTTCATCTCGTCTGCCGACTGGATGCCCCGAAATCTTGACCGCAGGGTAGAATCTCTGATTCCGATCGAAAACGCCACTGTGAAGAAGCAGCTCGTTGAGCAGGTGATGGTTGCTAACTTAAACGATGTTGCGAACAGTTGGGAAATGGGACCGGACGGCTCTTTCCGCAAGCTTAAAAGCGATTGGGACAGTTTTTCGGCTCACAAATACTTTATGACCAACCCCAGTCTTTCAGGAAGAGGCAAGGCGCTTGCCGAATCCCGGCCCCTAATGCCGTCTGAGTTTGTGCAGGAATAA
- the dnaE gene encoding DNA polymerase III subunit alpha, with amino-acid sequence MADSFVHLHLHSQYSLLDGSIKFDELIERAESHSMPAVAVTDHGNLFGAYEFFEKAKARGVKPIIGCELYVTPTLKLEKPSDGKNYHLTVLCMNEQGYRNLSRLVTRGYFEGFYRRPRVDHEMLSEHNEGLIVLSGCMSSELSQAIFKKDQKEQIRIASTYKEIFGDRYYLEVQAIALEEQRRVNRGLRRIGEHLGIKLAATNDCHFLTKEDYKSHDALLCIQTGSRVADRKRMRFQSDDFFVKTREEMARDMEGFENALEEAVKISERCDFEFKNEGYRFPEYVPPKGKSLDEFMREISSRNLEKMLRENEIPEEAHDTYRERLNSELDTICKMGFSAYFLVVSDFIFHAKKKDIPVGPGRGSAAGSLVAYALGITAIDPIRHNLIFERFLNPERVSMPDIDVDFCGEHRDEVIRYVTEKYGADKVAQIGTFGTMSSKAVIKDVGRVLGLPYAEVDRLSKMIPSFRGKVFSIEEAVRKVKEIKERLSENKELAEAVELARSLENMVRHSSTHAAGVVISNEPLADYIPLYRGSKNEIVTQFDMNSIEKLGYVKFDFLGLKTLTILDKAVKYVRENQGNNEKEFDLDRVPLDDPKVYALLREGATMGIFQVESQGMKDLLARLRPAEFEDITAALALYRPGPLDSGMAEEFTRRKNGGAVDFPHPALREILGGTYGLFVYQEQIMQTASELAGFTMGEADLLRRAMGKKKSSEMKAQRKRFLTGAEKKGLDSKLAAELFDTLEKFAEYSFNKSHSAAYAMITYQTAYLKSHYPAEFMAAFMSVEAHNVDKVISGITECRKLGIDVLQPDINRSCSGFTVSEGKVLFGFTAIKYVGDGLTEGIVRSREKDGVFESVFDFCARVDSRKLNKKALESLIKGGVFDSLEPNRARLFASCESLLGYNSMKQHTPANGQGMLFDLPDSVAAPTLAETEPWDDRIRLENELEVLGFFISSHPLRKYSCELEKYSRLHDTESIKRAKDGSEVRIAGVVRSFETKNTRRGTGLIGYFTLEDLNGFTEAIVFNDTLRTSSSLLEQKVEPVIVKGKVEVSDDKVRLLASDISSLREARTNSAVCISIARKSANEQNILSLREILEKFPGDSTVIIDMKTDHSEAVLRVGNCKVDFGDKLIENIEGLLGEGAVTLRESSFA; translated from the coding sequence ATGGCAGATTCCTTCGTTCACCTACATCTACACTCGCAGTACTCGCTTCTTGACGGCTCGATAAAGTTCGACGAGCTGATCGAAAGAGCCGAGAGCCACTCCATGCCCGCCGTAGCCGTGACCGACCACGGAAACCTCTTCGGCGCGTACGAGTTTTTCGAAAAGGCAAAGGCCCGCGGCGTAAAACCCATAATAGGTTGCGAGCTTTACGTGACTCCAACGCTTAAACTTGAAAAGCCTTCCGATGGGAAGAATTACCACCTAACAGTGCTCTGCATGAACGAGCAGGGATACAGGAACCTCTCGAGGTTAGTCACAAGAGGTTACTTCGAGGGATTTTACCGCCGCCCGCGCGTTGATCACGAAATGCTGTCTGAGCACAATGAGGGGCTCATAGTCCTCTCCGGGTGCATGAGCAGCGAACTTTCCCAGGCCATTTTCAAAAAAGATCAGAAGGAGCAGATAAGAATCGCTTCGACATACAAGGAAATATTCGGGGACCGCTACTATCTTGAAGTGCAGGCAATCGCCCTTGAGGAGCAGCGCAGGGTAAACAGGGGGCTTAGAAGAATCGGCGAACACCTCGGCATAAAGCTCGCAGCAACCAACGACTGCCATTTTCTCACCAAGGAGGATTACAAGTCGCACGACGCGCTTTTGTGCATCCAGACCGGAAGCAGGGTGGCCGACCGCAAGAGAATGAGGTTTCAAAGCGACGACTTCTTCGTGAAGACAAGGGAAGAGATGGCCAGGGATATGGAAGGTTTCGAGAACGCGCTCGAAGAAGCAGTGAAAATCTCTGAGCGCTGCGATTTCGAGTTCAAAAACGAGGGGTACAGGTTCCCGGAATATGTCCCTCCCAAGGGAAAATCGCTCGACGAATTCATGCGCGAGATCTCGAGCAGAAATCTCGAGAAAATGCTCCGGGAAAACGAAATACCCGAAGAAGCCCACGATACCTACCGCGAGCGGCTTAACTCGGAGCTTGACACCATCTGCAAGATGGGATTTTCCGCTTACTTCCTCGTGGTCTCCGACTTCATATTCCACGCCAAGAAAAAGGATATCCCGGTTGGACCGGGGCGGGGAAGCGCCGCCGGGAGCCTAGTTGCCTACGCCCTCGGCATAACAGCCATCGACCCCATAAGGCACAACCTTATTTTCGAGAGGTTTCTTAACCCCGAGAGGGTGAGCATGCCCGACATAGACGTCGATTTCTGCGGTGAGCACCGCGACGAGGTAATAAGATATGTCACGGAGAAATACGGGGCGGACAAAGTGGCCCAGATCGGCACCTTCGGAACCATGTCCTCGAAAGCCGTGATAAAGGACGTGGGAAGGGTGCTCGGGCTTCCCTACGCGGAAGTCGACCGGCTCTCGAAAATGATCCCCTCTTTCCGGGGGAAGGTGTTCAGCATAGAGGAAGCCGTAAGAAAGGTAAAGGAAATAAAGGAGCGGCTTTCTGAGAACAAGGAGCTTGCCGAAGCGGTGGAGCTTGCGAGGTCGCTTGAGAACATGGTGCGCCATTCCTCCACCCACGCGGCAGGGGTGGTGATATCGAATGAGCCGCTTGCCGACTACATACCCCTCTACAGGGGAAGCAAAAACGAGATCGTAACCCAGTTCGACATGAACTCCATAGAGAAGCTCGGCTACGTGAAATTCGACTTCCTTGGCCTAAAGACCCTTACCATACTGGACAAGGCTGTTAAGTACGTCAGGGAAAACCAGGGAAACAATGAAAAAGAATTCGACCTTGACAGAGTTCCCCTTGACGACCCGAAAGTCTACGCGCTGCTTCGCGAAGGTGCGACCATGGGGATATTCCAGGTTGAATCCCAGGGAATGAAGGATCTTCTGGCGAGACTGCGACCCGCGGAATTCGAGGACATAACGGCCGCCTTGGCGCTTTACCGCCCCGGCCCTCTTGACAGCGGCATGGCGGAGGAATTCACCCGGAGGAAAAACGGGGGTGCGGTCGATTTTCCGCATCCCGCGCTTCGGGAGATACTGGGAGGAACCTACGGCCTTTTCGTTTACCAGGAGCAGATAATGCAGACCGCGAGCGAGCTTGCGGGCTTTACCATGGGGGAGGCGGACCTCCTGCGAAGGGCCATGGGAAAGAAGAAATCAAGCGAAATGAAGGCACAACGCAAAAGGTTCCTGACGGGAGCGGAGAAAAAGGGCCTCGATAGCAAGCTGGCCGCGGAGCTTTTCGACACCCTCGAAAAATTCGCTGAGTATTCCTTTAACAAAAGCCACAGCGCCGCCTACGCCATGATCACCTACCAGACGGCCTACCTCAAGTCGCATTACCCGGCTGAATTCATGGCAGCCTTCATGTCCGTGGAAGCCCACAACGTGGACAAGGTGATCTCCGGCATAACCGAGTGCAGGAAACTTGGAATCGACGTTCTGCAGCCCGACATAAACCGAAGCTGCTCCGGGTTCACGGTGTCGGAAGGAAAGGTGCTGTTCGGGTTCACCGCAATCAAATACGTCGGGGACGGCCTGACCGAGGGAATAGTCAGAAGCAGGGAAAAAGACGGGGTATTCGAATCCGTTTTTGACTTCTGCGCCAGGGTGGATTCGAGAAAACTAAACAAAAAGGCGCTTGAAAGCCTGATAAAGGGAGGCGTTTTCGATTCCCTCGAACCAAACAGGGCGCGGCTGTTCGCTTCCTGCGAGTCCCTACTCGGGTACAACTCCATGAAACAGCACACGCCGGCGAACGGGCAGGGAATGCTGTTTGACCTTCCAGATTCCGTGGCCGCCCCGACTCTTGCCGAAACCGAACCCTGGGATGACCGCATCAGGCTTGAGAACGAACTTGAGGTGCTCGGGTTTTTTATATCGTCCCACCCGCTTCGAAAGTACTCCTGCGAGCTTGAAAAATACAGCCGCCTTCACGACACCGAATCCATAAAGCGGGCAAAAGACGGCTCCGAGGTGAGAATCGCGGGAGTGGTGAGATCGTTCGAAACCAAAAACACCCGCAGGGGAACCGGCCTCATCGGCTACTTCACCCTGGAGGATCTGAACGGTTTCACAGAAGCAATAGTGTTCAACGACACCCTGCGCACATCCAGTTCCCTTCTGGAACAGAAGGTGGAACCGGTGATAGTGAAGGGGAAAGTTGAGGTCTCGGATGACAAGGTGCGTCTTCTCGCAAGCGACATCTCCTCGCTCAGGGAAGCCAGGACAAATTCCGCTGTCTGCATAAGCATCGCCCGCAAATCGGCAAACGAGCAGAACATACTCAGCCTGAGGGAGATCCTCGAGAAGTTCCCGGGAGACTCGACCGTTATAATCGACATGAAGACCGATCATTCAGAGGCCGTCTTAAGGGTCGGAAACTGCAAGGTCGACTTCGGGGACAAGCTCATAGAAAACATCGAGGGACTGCTCGGGGAAGGCGCGGTGACCCTCAGGGAAAGCTCATTTGCCTAG
- a CDS encoding Ppx/GppA family phosphatase, whose protein sequence is MTEISSSAAPFGEGGTVAVIDVGSNSIRLVVYKGPRRAPLPILDEKVPCGLGCGMDSRGRMSPQSMDLALRTVSRFVDIARSMRVSGIKAVATAAVRNAANGPDFKKVVEQQCGISLRVLSGMDEARLSALGTLCAIPDADGVMGDIGGGSLELVEICDGEVGNHATLPLGTIPLLESGLSPVKARKKLIAPLLDELPWLENAKKKTFYAVGGSWRALAKKHMESEYYPLRIVHGYSLSRSRAVEMAREIAEMSSGSLQDLWILGRNRVESAPYAATLIKSLLKKTGVNNLTFCTYGLREGCIYDDLSPEQRSLDPLVVMCEEIALKMERSVEEGKAFCRWIEKAIPDEYSRDPRLRLAACHLSDIGISEHPEYRAEQVFLRILRMPFVGITHPERVMVALSVASRHAAIGNLLRRWEVSDFLSGDDIEEARVTGLALRLAYTVSGGVTRILESTRLERTGEKLTLHMPDQIPHPETVGRRLGALAKAVGCDYETIAREQDNETVGWGT, encoded by the coding sequence ATGACAGAAATATCTTCTTCCGCCGCGCCGTTCGGCGAGGGTGGGACCGTGGCGGTAATCGATGTGGGATCAAACTCCATACGTCTTGTTGTCTACAAGGGACCTAGGCGCGCCCCGCTTCCGATACTTGATGAGAAGGTTCCCTGTGGCTTGGGGTGCGGGATGGATTCTCGGGGCAGAATGTCTCCGCAGAGCATGGATCTCGCCCTGCGAACTGTAAGCCGCTTTGTCGACATCGCGCGCTCAATGAGGGTTTCCGGAATAAAGGCGGTTGCCACCGCTGCGGTGAGAAACGCCGCAAATGGCCCCGATTTTAAAAAGGTTGTTGAGCAGCAATGCGGGATTTCGCTTCGGGTGCTCTCTGGCATGGACGAGGCGAGGCTTTCTGCTCTCGGTACCCTCTGCGCTATCCCTGACGCTGACGGCGTAATGGGGGACATAGGCGGCGGAAGCCTTGAATTGGTGGAGATCTGCGATGGGGAAGTAGGAAACCACGCCACGTTGCCGCTTGGTACGATCCCGCTTCTTGAAAGCGGTCTAAGTCCCGTGAAGGCCCGCAAGAAACTGATTGCTCCCCTCCTTGACGAACTTCCTTGGCTTGAGAATGCGAAAAAGAAGACCTTCTACGCCGTCGGGGGCTCGTGGCGAGCCCTAGCTAAAAAACACATGGAGTCTGAGTATTACCCGCTTCGAATAGTTCACGGCTACAGTCTTTCCAGATCCAGAGCAGTTGAGATGGCCCGGGAGATAGCCGAGATGTCTTCGGGTTCGCTTCAGGACCTCTGGATCCTGGGCCGAAACAGGGTGGAGTCTGCTCCTTACGCCGCCACGCTTATAAAGAGTCTTCTGAAGAAAACGGGCGTTAACAACCTTACGTTCTGCACGTACGGTCTTCGGGAGGGATGCATATACGACGATCTTTCCCCGGAGCAGCGCTCCCTAGATCCTCTAGTTGTCATGTGCGAGGAGATCGCCCTTAAGATGGAAAGATCCGTTGAGGAAGGCAAGGCTTTCTGCAGGTGGATAGAGAAGGCGATTCCAGATGAATACTCTAGAGATCCGAGGCTGAGACTCGCTGCATGTCATCTCTCAGACATAGGAATTTCCGAACATCCGGAGTACCGGGCGGAGCAGGTGTTTTTGAGGATACTGCGGATGCCGTTTGTGGGAATCACCCATCCGGAGAGGGTGATGGTGGCTCTATCGGTAGCTTCAAGGCACGCGGCGATAGGAAATCTGCTCCGCCGCTGGGAAGTTTCAGATTTTCTTTCTGGGGATGATATTGAAGAAGCCAGGGTTACAGGGCTTGCTCTTCGCCTAGCCTACACGGTCTCGGGAGGGGTAACGCGGATCCTTGAGAGCACCAGGCTTGAGAGGACTGGAGAAAAGCTTACTTTGCATATGCCTGACCAGATTCCTCACCCGGAAACCGTCGGTCGCCGTTTAGGGGCCCTTGCCAAGGCTGTCGGATGCGACTACGAGACAATAGCGCGGGAGCAAGATAATGAAACCGTTGGGTGGGGAACTTAA
- a CDS encoding YdiU family protein, translating into MGKITDLRFENSYAELPHEFYQKKDPVPFKIPHMVAFNETLAAELGIDPDEKQNPLLAEYLCGKRPFAGADPLAMYYAGWQFGVYNPHLGDGRALLLGQIIDERSRRWDLHLKGCGATRFSRGFDGRATLKSSIREYLGSEALHHLGIPSTRALCVVGGTEKIERETREPAAMMLRVAETHVRFGSFEGFYYRGEEESIRTLADYVIARHYPEIPSGTKEGYGLFLLATAEKTAITVAKWQAFGFTHGVMNTDNMSVTGLTLDYGPYGFLETFDRDYVSNHSDHFGRYSYGNQSAIARWNLEKFARCLESLVDKKQAARAIEGYNKTFSETYRQLMLRKFGFEKEKRESLRFVEKTLGMLAESGTDYHIFLRSLSDVSRDGSFEENPWLAELCATSEKWRQWISEYTGELRENSLPDRERKKLMDSVNPRYVLRNHIMETAIREALERENYSEIEKVKKIFENPFSEQSEHESYAGASPEWAKSLVVSCLS; encoded by the coding sequence ATGGGAAAAATAACAGACCTTCGTTTTGAGAATTCCTACGCGGAACTGCCACACGAGTTCTACCAGAAAAAAGATCCTGTTCCGTTCAAGATCCCCCATATGGTGGCATTTAACGAAACCTTGGCGGCGGAACTCGGCATAGACCCGGATGAGAAACAAAACCCCCTTCTTGCCGAGTACCTCTGCGGGAAAAGGCCTTTTGCGGGCGCAGACCCCCTGGCTATGTACTACGCTGGGTGGCAGTTCGGAGTCTACAATCCGCACCTTGGAGACGGAAGAGCGCTTCTGCTCGGGCAGATAATCGACGAGCGGAGCCGCAGATGGGATCTTCACCTCAAGGGATGCGGAGCGACCAGATTCTCAAGAGGCTTTGACGGAAGGGCCACGCTCAAGTCCTCCATAAGAGAATACCTGGGAAGCGAGGCTCTCCACCATCTGGGAATTCCATCCACGAGGGCTCTCTGCGTAGTGGGAGGCACGGAGAAAATCGAGAGGGAAACCCGAGAACCCGCCGCGATGATGCTACGGGTCGCGGAGACCCACGTGCGCTTCGGCTCGTTCGAAGGTTTTTACTATCGGGGCGAAGAGGAGAGCATCCGGACGCTCGCCGATTACGTAATCGCCCGCCACTACCCCGAGATTCCGAGCGGGACAAAGGAAGGCTACGGGCTTTTTCTGCTCGCAACGGCAGAAAAAACGGCAATCACCGTCGCCAAGTGGCAGGCTTTCGGATTTACCCACGGAGTAATGAACACCGACAACATGTCCGTAACGGGACTCACCCTCGATTACGGACCGTACGGATTTCTGGAAACGTTCGACAGGGATTACGTATCTAACCACTCGGATCACTTCGGCAGGTACAGCTACGGAAACCAGTCCGCGATCGCGCGTTGGAACCTTGAAAAATTCGCAAGATGCCTGGAAAGCCTAGTGGACAAAAAACAGGCCGCCCGCGCAATTGAGGGTTACAACAAGACCTTCTCTGAGACTTACAGGCAACTCATGCTGCGCAAGTTCGGCTTTGAAAAGGAAAAAAGAGAATCCCTTCGGTTTGTTGAAAAAACCCTCGGGATGCTGGCCGAATCCGGGACGGACTATCATATCTTTCTTAGAAGCCTCTCTGACGTAAGCCGCGACGGCTCTTTTGAAGAAAATCCCTGGCTTGCGGAACTCTGCGCAACCTCGGAGAAATGGCGGCAGTGGATCTCAGAGTACACCGGGGAGCTTCGGGAAAACTCGCTCCCTGACCGTGAAAGAAAGAAGCTCATGGATTCCGTCAACCCCAGGTACGTTTTGAGAAACCATATAATGGAAACCGCCATAAGGGAGGCTCTTGAGCGGGAGAACTACTCGGAGATAGAAAAGGTGAAAAAAATATTCGAGAATCCCTTCTCGGAGCAATCGGAGCATGAAAGCTACGCGGGCGCCTCTCCCGAGTGGGCCAAGAGTCTCGTCGTGAGCTGTCTTTCCTAG
- a CDS encoding CYTH and CHAD domain-containing protein, whose translation MYEETEFKLSLSPAVANRILRYKGLKPLRRGRRTKRHLVSTYFDTPRHALRKSDIVLRVRDNGNGKQQTIKAPFQGPAGLQNFREWTVPVNGDSPNLRAVDDPALARALSRLRDEKRLGPVFITDFEREAVRIRTKGAEFELAVDQGVIHAETSGGRVEEPICEAEFELLSGDPARMFDVALELCEAYDIRLGHLTKAQRGYALARPALRPRPLKAPKVTLTEDMSVGEAFNFIIAGALEHMFANEIPTLEGRAEGVHQTRVAMRRVRAALRAFKIILPYDKRKAFNGEFRWFQQRLAPARDWQVFLSETLPRIASAAPGQEEAIERLRRIARAERRRAVGDAAAYLESRRYARLLLQFERWVASVEKEVGSKTFSQPVRPFARGVLRRTWRYFLEDTRPLSRLPDEDLHEIRKRGKKARYATQFFNSLWSGPQVPPFMKLMGRFQDSLGKTNDAIVARHILAAVKPGRLDPSVIRLAQEWSQARIRKCLRTAQPQWKRLVRITPFWETAR comes from the coding sequence ATGTACGAGGAAACGGAATTCAAGCTGTCCCTTTCGCCCGCCGTGGCGAATCGGATTCTGCGTTACAAAGGACTTAAACCCCTTCGCAGGGGCCGCCGCACAAAGCGTCATCTCGTAAGCACCTATTTCGATACCCCGCGCCATGCGCTTAGAAAATCTGACATAGTCCTCCGGGTGCGTGATAACGGCAACGGTAAGCAGCAGACTATAAAGGCGCCGTTCCAAGGCCCCGCGGGACTCCAGAATTTCCGTGAATGGACCGTTCCGGTAAATGGCGATTCCCCGAATCTTCGCGCCGTGGACGACCCCGCACTCGCGCGCGCTCTCTCCCGCCTGCGCGACGAAAAGCGCCTCGGCCCCGTGTTCATCACGGACTTCGAGCGCGAGGCGGTTCGTATCAGGACCAAGGGTGCCGAATTCGAGCTGGCGGTGGATCAGGGAGTGATTCACGCCGAAACATCCGGGGGACGCGTTGAGGAGCCTATCTGCGAAGCGGAATTCGAACTGCTCTCGGGGGACCCGGCGCGGATGTTCGACGTGGCTCTTGAACTCTGCGAGGCTTACGACATACGCCTCGGCCACCTTACCAAGGCGCAGAGGGGCTACGCGCTTGCAAGGCCGGCCCTTCGGCCAAGACCGCTTAAGGCCCCGAAGGTTACGCTCACAGAGGATATGAGCGTGGGAGAGGCGTTTAATTTCATCATTGCTGGCGCGCTTGAGCACATGTTCGCAAACGAAATTCCGACCCTAGAGGGAAGGGCCGAGGGAGTTCATCAGACGAGGGTGGCTATGAGGCGCGTGCGCGCGGCGCTTCGGGCCTTCAAGATAATACTTCCATATGACAAGCGAAAGGCTTTTAACGGGGAGTTCCGCTGGTTCCAGCAGCGCCTAGCCCCGGCCCGAGACTGGCAGGTGTTTTTAAGCGAGACCCTTCCTAGGATAGCCTCTGCGGCGCCAGGGCAGGAGGAAGCGATAGAGCGCCTTCGGCGCATTGCGCGCGCAGAGCGGCGCCGCGCCGTCGGGGATGCGGCTGCCTATCTTGAAAGCCGCCGCTACGCCCGTCTTCTGCTCCAGTTCGAGCGATGGGTTGCGTCTGTGGAGAAAGAGGTCGGCTCGAAAACTTTCAGCCAGCCCGTAAGGCCGTTTGCAAGAGGCGTGCTTAGGAGAACATGGCGCTATTTTCTTGAAGATACGAGGCCCCTTTCGCGTCTTCCTGACGAGGATCTTCACGAAATAAGAAAGCGTGGGAAAAAGGCCCGCTACGCAACGCAGTTTTTCAATTCGCTTTGGAGCGGTCCCCAAGTTCCGCCCTTCATGAAGCTCATGGGACGCTTCCAGGACAGCCTAGGAAAGACAAACGACGCGATAGTCGCACGGCACATCCTTGCGGCGGTCAAGCCCGGAAGGCTTGATCCCTCGGTGATCCGCCTCGCGCAGGAATGGTCCCAGGCCCGGATTAGAAAGTGCCTTCGCACTGCACAGCCGCAGTGGAAGCGCCTCGTGAGAATTACCCCGTTTTGGGAGACGGCGCGGTGA